A segment of the Aureliella helgolandensis genome:
CCCGCACCCATATTGTCATTGAAGTTCGAACCGTAGCCATCGAATTTGACAACCAGAGATTCGCTCGGTGCACTCTGCAGACGCAAGCCGCCTTCGTGTTGGATATTGCCGGTGAAGATCTCGTCGTACACTACGTGCACGATGTCTGTATCGTCCCAGACGCTGGCTGTGGTGAGCGTGTCGCCACGTAGCTCAAGACCATTGAGCTCGTTATTCTCGAGCCGGTTGTTGCGGATCAATGGACCGCGGTTGGCGAGGAAGTTAGGATCGCGATCCGCATCCCCGGTTTGTCGTCCTGTGTCCGGCTTCAAGTCGTCAACCATGCTGTTGACATCAATGTCGATCACGCTGCCTGCGTTGCCGCGGAAGACGTTGTCAAGGATGGTCGGTTGGGTACCACGAACGAAGATCGTAGCCGGAGCGTTGCTCAGGCGTCCGAGCCGCGTTCCAGGGCCTTGGCCACCAAAACCATCGCCATTGTTTTCAAACACGGTGTGGGCAATGCGGGCGTCCGCTTGTTGCAGTTCAATCACGTTGAAGGACCGGAACGTACCCTCGAGCTTCGTGACACCACCGCCATAGGCGAACGTGGCGTAGTCGACACTCAGGCTCGAAGTGGGAGCCATGTAGATGCCCCCCCAATCGCCTGGGGATGGGAGTGTTGAGCTACCGTTGTTGTTGGTATCGAACGTACCGCCAGCTCCGACCGTGTCGTCCAGTTTACTACTGAATACGATGGGCAATCCATCGGTACCTTCTGCGATGATGTTGGCACCAAAGGTCGCTTCGATGCGAGCTGCTTCCAACTTGAGAACTGTACCGGGGTCAATAACCAGCGACGCGTTCAACCGTGGACGCTTGATGCCCAGACTCTCCGCTGCCAAGGATTGCGTGTTCCCGTTCCCATCGAGAATGGCTGCTCCGGTATCGACGAAGGACTGAGTCGACGCGTTGCCGCTGTCCATCAACTCGCCAACCAAAGCATAAGGCGACACGCCACCGAGAGAACTGCGGTAGATGCGTCGTCCCACATAACCGTCCAGGGTTAGTGGAAGGTTCGATAGTGTTACGGAACCATTGTCCGCCACCGTAACCGAGTCGGTTGGGTTGGAGGCTAGTCCCTCGCGACCACCGGCATCAACCATGACGATGCGGTAAGAGTAACTACCTGCAGCCAAGGTGCCCAAGGTGTCAGGCGTCGAACTCACCGCGGAGATGTCTGCACGATCCCGCGCCAGTACGCCACCCAACGAGTTGCCAAGATCAAGGTACGTGGACGAATTGCGATCCAAAGCAGCGATCAACTCATAGGGCCCCGTTCCATCGGCAGCACTGCGGTACAGGCGGCGACCGATAAAGTCTCCGGTGGCATTGGGAATACCTGCTACCGAGATAGCGGTTTGGTTGGCCACCAGATCCAAGCTCAGCGACGCTTCGGAGGCGATGCTCTCGTAACCGTTTCGGTCAACGAACGTGATCTTGTAGTTGTACGTTCCAGGCAGAAGTGTTCCACCGACCGTAGCTGCGGTCGAAATTAATTCCGCTGGAGGAACGGTGCTGTCGAGAATTGAACCACCAGGTGCACCACTCACAACCACGTTCTCGGACAAAATATGCACGATATCGATGTCATCAAAACGGCCGGGAACGGTCAGCGTTTGCGTGGTGCCATCGACGGGCGTGTCGACTCGAATGAACAGACCGTTCAGCGAGTTGTTGACGAGAGAGTTGCGACGGATCTCGGGCCCGACCCGGTCATAATCACTTGTGAATTCCCCACTGAGTTGGAAGCGGGGTTCGTGGAAGTTGGTTTCTTCAAAGCTGTTGGGAAGCGCACTCATCGCTGCACTAGCACTGCGCGAAATGCGGTTGTCAGTAATGGTAGGACGTGTTCCCAACATCTGAATGGGGTTCACGCTCTGTTGCACCGAATCGACGATGACCGTTCCACCGCCATAGCGAATGTCGGCATGATTCATGTACTGCAGGAAGATCCCTTCGTCTTCCAGGTCTTGGCGACCGGCCGCTGAGTCGACGTCGCGGCGGTAGGACACGCCCCCCCAATCGCCAGCCGCGGCCGTCGTCCGTGGTGCGTAGGTGTCGAGACCAATGGTTTCATCCAGCCATGAGGTGAAGAATACGCTACCCGACGCGTTCGTTCCATCCGCATTGCGCAGCGCGTTGCCTTGGGAGTCCAGCAAGAGTGGCGCACCCAGGACCTGCAGTGAGGACCCTGAGCGGTCGATGTTTAGATTGGAGCTGCCCACGCCAATGCGGGCACGATTGAGCTTAAAGATTGCTCCAGCGTCAATCATGGTCGTCACACCTTGTGGGACTTCCATCGTGGCGCCATCGGTCAGTGTTGTGCCGGGTAGCAAGCCCGTACCGATTTCGTAGGCGACGTTGTCAGCGACGGTGCTGAGGTTGTTGTCCGCTCCGCCGTTTCCGACGATACGCACAATGTCTCCAGGGAGAGCGGCAGCGAATGCGTTGGCAACGCCGCTACCGGAAATGTTGTTGAACGGATGCGCGAGCGTACCGTCCGCACTCGGCCCAGCTGTTTTATCCACGAAGATGGTCTTACCACCCACATCGATCAAGGACAGCAGCGGATCGATGGTTAGCGTGCGTTCGCCGACAAGAGACAGCATCGTGCCGTTGGTCGTAGCCGCAACGTTCAGGCTCGACTGCTGGTTGATGGCGGTCGCCAAAGCGTTTGCCAATTCGCCAGCAGTGGAGTTTGGAAGGTAGGGAACGCGAATGCGACCCGCGGTCACGTTTAAGTCCGAACTGAATTCAAAGGTTCGCGAAGTGCCACTGGCGCCAACCAGCGTTACCGTGCGACCCTCCAGGGCGGGCGATGAACCTGCGTTGAAGTTCAGCGTGCGGTTGAGTGGTCGGGTTTGGAACCAGAAGTCGTAAGTGCCTCCGGGGGCACCATCTCCATCTCCATCCAGTCCAACGGAGCTGTCGCCAGCACTGCTGGCAATATCTTGGATTGCGCTAGAGGTGTCGACTGCCGCGCGGAAGGTGATCCGCAGTTCGTAATCGCCCTGCGAGTCTCCGCCGAATCCTGTGCCCTCGATCGACGCGTTGTAATTGTTATTGCCGCTGGCACTCACACCGATGTAATACACGCCAGAGCTGAGCGACTGTTTGAGCACGGAGTCTTGGCTGAAGTAATCGTCATTCTGCGAAACTAGCTTGACTTCGCCGCCGGTCAGGACGACTGGATTTTGTGTTAGGGTGTTGCCGCCTACCTTGGATGCGGCGTCCCCGGCTTTCAGGCTGACCTTCACCAGTGAGCTGGCCGCTGGTGAATTTTCAATGGCGTCGATAATGTCCTGAACAGTGCTTTCGCTGCCAGGGGTGGAATTCAGGTCAATGCTGATCGCATTGGGGAATACGGTCAGAGTCGGCTTGCTGGCGTTGCCACGAGCGGTTTGCGTGAAGAAAATCTGAAGTTGATTTCCTTGAGCTCCTGGTCGAACCGATTCAAAGTAGACGCTCAAATCATCCGTTGCACCGAAGGTGGTGGACGCCGAAGCTTGGAATTCTCGGAAAAGTTCAAGGTTCGTATTCAACGGGCTGCTATTGGTCAGCCGCTGTGCATAGGTTTCGGCCGTCAGCACGCCGACACGATTGTCTCCGCCAAAGTCGACTTCAAACCGGTAGAGATCGATGTCTGAGCTATCGGGACGATAGAGGTATTGCCCATGCAAGATGTCTTGGTTGCCTGGGAAGACTGGCTCGTAACGCTCGTCGCTGGCATTGAGCTGCGCGTCGTTGCTATCGGCAAGTGTGTCTAAAGCATTCAGGAAGGTGGGGTCGAGACGCATCAGCGTCGATTCGGGAAGATCACCGGCACGCTCCAGCCCAAGAATCATGGCTACCCCGGCGGCCAAGTTTCGCGAGAAGCTCTCGCCGTACTCGTTGCCCCACACGTTGGTAGCCGACATGATCAACAGGGAGTTCTCAAACGTCGGATCGATCCGTACTCCAAAGACCCCTTGGGTTTGGATCTGAGTACCGGCCACGGGCCGCAGGCCAGTCATCGCGCCGGAGGCGATGGTCAGACCCAAATCGGCAGTTTCTACGAACTGCACGCCGATGTAATTCGACCACAACGCTAGGACTTCGCGAGCGCGCTGCTGTTGGGCCGGACTGATCGCATTGGTCAGCTCATTGCCAGCATTGTCGAACGAATACAGGTTGCGGAAATTGTAATAGATCGTCGTGATACCATCGGTTGCATCGGCACCGAAGGCACTGTTCACGTGATCTTCAAAACCACCGACCAAATTCTGCGGCAAATCGCGATGAGCCGCATCATCGCTCGCACCTGGCAAGTCGAGAATGTAGGATTCAGGGTCAATCGCAGAAGCAAGGATTAAGCTGGAGAGTGCGGTTTGGTCCGAACCCAAAACTCCTAGATCACTGGCGGTGTTGAAGGAACTTCCGAGCCCCACCAGGGTAACGGGAGAGTAGGCAAGGTTGCGATTTCCAACCACGGTCGAGGCGTTGCCAGACTCGATGTCCACCGACAGCAGATTGGAAGCGGCGGGTGAACTGCGAACCAAGTCGATGACTTGTTGGGCGGTTAGGGTTTGCGACCCGAGGTTGATGTTTACCGTTCGACCCGAGACCGAAACGGTGGCGGTTCCACTACCTGAATTGGTGAAGGCAACTTGTATTCCGCTGCCACCTTCGCCGATTTCGCGGGCGGTAAATCGAAGCTTAACCGCTCCCGCAGTGTTCATGTCGGTTACGACCGTCGCCGACGCTTCGCTGCGAACTGGTGCAATCGGAGTTGATTCACTCGTGCCAATACGCAAGCGGTAGGTAGCTGGCCCAGCATTGCTGCCAGCCAACTCATTGATGTCACCGGCAAAACGCAAGGTGGCCGTGTTCGTCGCCGCATTGTACTGGACCGTTTGCGGCAGGAAGACCGCATCGTCGGTGTTGCGAATGGTGTCCGATGTAAAGATCAGTTGATAGAACGCTGGATTCTCCACCGATCGACTTGTCGGCCGACCCAGTGCATCGTTCTCAACCAACAACTTGTCGCTGTCAAAATAGACGACGACGGTATCCCGTTGTTGAACTAATTGACCACCCGATCGAATCACCGGCTGTGGGACCACGGAAGTGACTTGAGGCCCAAGATCCAAGCGGAAATCGACGGTGTCCGACCGAGTGCCAGGAATGGTGGGCCGGAACAAACTGCCTGTGCCGCCAATTTCATCAGCCACGTTGCGTAGGCCAACAATCCCAGCCGCTGGATCGTCGAATCCAAAGACTTCAATCCGATAGTCGTCATCGCGCAGCGAATCGGCAAAACGGAACGTAACTTCATTTTCATTGGGGCTGTCGCCAACCAGAACCGCACCCGGGGTGAGGATGGTGTCGTAGGTCTTGTTGATCGCAATGGGAGCGTAGGTCGACGCGGCAGCCTGGCCCAGGGGAGCCGTTCCCAGTCCACCATGAAGCTTGGCGGTGATGCGTCCCTGCGTGGCGGTTGCGCTGTTAATGGCAGCGATCAGACCGCTAGCCGTTGTCGGGCTGGCCGGGTTGGTATTCAGGGTAATGGAGATGCTGGTCCCACTCAACGCAATGGCAGGCGCCGTTCCGGCAGGCAGCACCGCGTGCGTTACCGTGACGTTCCAGGTCTGCCCTGGCACGACGGCATCCAACTGGATGTTGGCGCGTCCATTGCTACCAAAGTCGCTCTGTGCCGTGCTCAAACCAAAGCTTCCGTCACCTCCAGCGCTGGAGATGCGAATGCCGCTTAGTGTTGCCGCATCAATAATCTGGGCATCGTCAAAACGGAACTTCAGCTCCCGGGGAGCCTGATCACGAATTGCACCATCGACCAGTAAGTCGCTGTTGTTGGGTTGAATACCGATTAACAGCGGACTGGCCGTCAACAGCTGGCGCTGTTCCAGATTTTCCAACAACATGCTACGCATCCTTCGCTTTGCTTTCGCACGCGAAGAATTGGCAGCGGAATTACGAGAGGAGTTTGCCGAATGAGACTTTCGGATGGCCATTAACCAACCCTTAGAGCTTGCAGGTGAGCTTCAGCACAAAACATCCCCAGGAGCGAGGATGTGGGCGTTACACGGACGCCAATTGCCGCAAATAAACGACGTGGTAGAACCACCAAAACGAGGAGCAGTGAGTACCAGAGACGAGCTACACACCGCCCGCCACCAGCCAGGACAATGCAAATTGGTTAACATCCGCATTGTACTGAAGTGCCGACACGACCGGTGTAAACACGCCTCGCGACCCGTTCAGATACGGGGTCGATTATAATTACGGGCAGTATGGTTGCAAATTTCAAGGGGTCGCAGATCACGTAATCTGCGTATCCTTCCTATGTTTTCCAGCTCAAACTGCCCAATCATACCGGACATGATGTTTAGAGGGACGCGTTGGCCCTAATCGCTACCCAGGGAAGGTGGCTCTGTAGGTATTCTGTGGTAACCGTTCGACGTCTGTAGAGCCGGGAAGTTCCCGCATAATAGGAACTCTACTGAGAATTGGTACCATCGTGCGCATAGGAGCAGCTGGGCGACAGGCCCATGCAGAGGTGCCGGGAAGCGTATTTAACTAGCTCGCCCAGGGGTGCCGCTCACAATCAGATTGCTGTTTGGGGGGCAGGCGAAATTTCGCCAGCTACAGACAGCCCTGACACGGCCAGATCACTGCGACAATTCCCGCCGCAGCTCACCGAATGGGGGGGGGCTGGCTTAAGACGCCTGGGATGAGCCCGCAACCCGCGTCGTCGAACAGCGGATTAAAATTGCAACCCGCCTAGGCTGTGAAGTTTTTTCACCAACGGACTCTTTTGGTATTCCAACCACGAAATTTTTTCGAATTGGCGGCTGAAAGTCTTACCTGGTCGGATTGTTGGCCAGCAAGTTAGCTCGTGTCCATCATGCTCATCTCTTCGAGTTGTGTTATTTCTCAACCAAGCGGTTGCCTTGCAACTGCTTAGCTTGCCAAGGCCCCCAGGTTTACCATGCGTGTGAAGTTAAAGGCCACGGCATGCCATAACGCTACCGCTTTGACCTTCACCAGTCCTCGAACTTTGAATTGCCGAAGGTTCCGATTGCGGCAGTCCGCATTGGGAAACTCGGCAACCGACGGGCGCGTCTTGTAAAGCTCTTTGTATTCCTCTTTGGCCATTCTCGCGCGAAACGCTGTGTATTCGTCGCTTTCGCCAGGTTGCTGCGCGTGAGGATCTTTGCCTTTGCTTTCCAATACCGATCCACGGGGGATCGTGGAGACGACTTCGGTCCCTTTAGACTCTACGGTCTTAACATCGCCCTTGGTTGCGTAAGCGGAATCGACCAATTGCGTCTTTGGTGTCTTGTCGTAAGTTGAGCACACTTTCTCGTGCATTGGTGCCATTTGGCCACTGTCAGTTCCCGAGTTGATAACATCGACAGCGACTATTACTCGCGAGTCAGCATCGGTTGCGAACTGGACGTTGAAGGCCGGATCGAAGCCACCATTGGCCATCTTCATATTACGGGCGTCAGGGTCCGTAGTGCTCACGCGAGTCTTTTCGCCGTCACCTTTTCTCCGAGACTCGCGCTGCTTACTAAGCTCCTCAAACTGTCGCAAAGCCTCATCTAATCGCTCTTGACGCTCACGCGATGC
Coding sequences within it:
- a CDS encoding IS1182 family transposase produces the protein MNTQKPSQLARVSRPHRIQVEMHMLSLEDMLPRDHRARIVWSFVKTLDLEPLYEKIVVTKSTVGRNSIAPEILVSLWLLATLDGIGTARELGRRCETDIAYLWTLGNVTVNYHTLSDFRVENGAFLEKTLVDTVASLVAQGLVPLETIAQDGMRVRASAGSSSFRRKPTLESLQQQAQAHVDRLKKESENECDRSDGDARRQAAVERASRERQERLDEALRQFEELSKQRESRRKGDGEKTRVSTTDPDARNMKMANGGFDPAFNVQFATDADSRVIVAVDVINSGTDSGQMAPMHEKVCSTYDKTPKTQLVDSAYATKGDVKTVESKGTEVVSTIPRGSVLESKGKDPHAQQPGESDEYTAFRARMAKEEYKELYKTRPSVAEFPNADCRNRNLRQFKVRGLVKVKAVALWHAVAFNFTRMVNLGALAS